One window from the genome of Alkalihalobacillus sp. LMS6 encodes:
- a CDS encoding TetR/AcrR family transcriptional regulator, whose protein sequence is MSTEQHEQEDVKRGRPLDLSRNQVILESTLNVLAEVGYDGLTIEAVAARAKVGKATIYRRWPSKVALIIDASASISPFETLSEKLNTEQSLREQLVDLLSLVFQGEHDHHQKALTAIGSAIPHHKELEKGLHNDFYQRHRQTIESIVKPFLKNGYLKHADLDLLADIGPALITYRVFLIGKPFDRAYVERIVDTLLIPMLKPFMLDK, encoded by the coding sequence TTGAGCACTGAACAACATGAACAAGAGGATGTAAAGAGAGGCAGACCTTTAGATTTAAGTCGCAATCAAGTGATTTTAGAATCAACGTTAAATGTTTTAGCTGAAGTTGGTTACGATGGATTAACAATCGAAGCTGTTGCCGCAAGAGCAAAAGTTGGAAAAGCGACGATCTATAGACGCTGGCCATCTAAAGTTGCGCTTATTATTGATGCTTCTGCCTCGATTAGCCCGTTTGAGACATTAAGCGAAAAGCTTAATACGGAACAAAGTTTGCGTGAGCAACTAGTCGACTTACTCAGTCTTGTGTTTCAAGGAGAGCACGATCACCATCAAAAGGCGCTCACTGCCATAGGTTCAGCTATACCGCACCATAAAGAATTGGAAAAAGGGCTTCACAATGATTTCTACCAGCGCCATAGGCAAACGATTGAATCCATTGTAAAACCCTTTTTAAAAAATGGTTATTTAAAACATGCGGATTTAGATTTACTAGCGGATATCGGTCCAGCGCTCATAACCTACCGAGTATTTTTAATAGGGAAGCCGTTTGATCGTGCTTATGTTGAACGAATTGTCGATACATTGCTTATCCCAATGTTGAAACCGTTTATGTTGGATAAATAA
- a CDS encoding DUF2087 domain-containing protein, which yields MTKNARWDATIAELQVGFRYNKQHEEYQCLFCEQTFSKGVIYPYHELLLEAQKAIELHIRTQHESPFNQLIQMDKRYTGISEQQRDTLKYFYDGLDDKKIAEIVGGSPSTIRNYRFKLKEKEKQAKVFLVLMALTRDPQKESFIHFHEGARMMDERYAITAEEESQVLETYIIDGKMTVFPRKEKKKLVILRYLMNDFEFDRNYSEKEVNQILQRTYDDFVTLRRYLIEYGFMKRDTEGSQYWKNR from the coding sequence ATGACTAAAAACGCACGTTGGGATGCAACTATAGCAGAACTTCAAGTTGGGTTCCGTTATAACAAACAGCACGAGGAGTACCAATGCCTTTTTTGTGAGCAAACATTCTCTAAAGGGGTGATCTATCCCTATCATGAGCTTTTACTTGAAGCCCAAAAAGCCATTGAACTTCATATCCGAACGCAACACGAATCACCTTTTAACCAGCTTATACAGATGGATAAAAGGTATACCGGCATATCTGAACAACAGCGGGATACTCTTAAGTATTTTTATGATGGGCTCGATGACAAGAAAATCGCAGAAATCGTTGGAGGAAGTCCCTCAACCATACGAAATTATCGATTTAAGCTTAAGGAGAAAGAAAAGCAAGCGAAGGTATTTTTAGTTTTAATGGCATTAACACGAGACCCTCAAAAAGAGTCATTTATACATTTCCATGAAGGAGCGAGGATGATGGATGAACGGTATGCCATAACTGCAGAAGAAGAAAGCCAAGTATTAGAAACCTATATTATCGATGGAAAGATGACCGTCTTTCCTAGGAAAGAAAAAAAGAAGCTTGTGATTTTGCGCTACTTGATGAATGATTTTGAATTTGACCGCAACTATTCTGAAAAAGAAGTGAATCAAATCTTGCAACGCACATACGATGACTTCGTTACTCTCAGACGCTATTTAATCGAGTATGGGTTTATGAAAAGAGACACAGAAGGATCTCAATACTGGAAAAACCGCTAA
- a CDS encoding response regulator transcription factor: protein MTLLLVEDDEIIVSGLEYTLQQEGYDVLVANTVEEAKEIIHNQLQHINVCLFDLNLPDGNGYQLCSLVKQKRDIPVLFLTAIDDEGNVVKGLDMGADDYITKPFRVKELLSRIRMVLRRYVRQTKAKDTVYFGSISIHSLEGKVFKHHEELHLTALEYRLLMIFAKHRGQILTREQLLNLIWDSAGDFVNDNTLTVYIKRLREKIEDDPQSPTFIQTVRGLGYRVGE from the coding sequence TTGACACTATTACTAGTAGAAGATGATGAGATTATCGTTTCTGGTTTGGAATATACACTTCAGCAAGAAGGGTATGATGTTCTTGTTGCCAATACTGTTGAAGAGGCGAAAGAAATCATTCACAATCAGCTTCAGCACATAAATGTATGTTTGTTTGATTTGAATCTACCTGACGGCAATGGTTATCAACTTTGTTCTCTTGTGAAACAAAAGCGAGATATCCCTGTTTTGTTTTTAACAGCGATTGATGATGAAGGCAATGTTGTCAAAGGCCTTGATATGGGAGCAGATGATTATATTACGAAGCCGTTTCGCGTCAAAGAGCTGTTAAGTAGAATTCGCATGGTCTTAAGAAGATATGTACGCCAAACAAAGGCGAAGGACACAGTGTACTTTGGTTCTATCTCGATTCATTCACTTGAAGGGAAAGTATTTAAACATCATGAAGAGCTCCATTTAACCGCGTTAGAGTATCGATTATTAATGATCTTTGCTAAACATCGTGGGCAAATATTAACACGAGAACAGTTACTTAATTTGATTTGGGACTCTGCAGGTGATTTTGTTAATGACAATACATTAACGGTTTATATCAAACGATTAAGGGAGAAAATTGAAGATGATCCCCAGTCACCGACATTCATTCAAACGGTTCGAGGTTTAGGATACAGGGTGGGAGAATAA
- a CDS encoding sensor histidine kinase KdpD — protein MFRNKKLRHSTAWMIGLGIVLIVIASFQSLWLVGSTALVVMAMVSVHLYYSYNRYNEMEDLSIYLRRISSGSFSLDVRDNDEGEISILKNEIYKMTQLLSEQKSQADDSKIKLAEALADISHQLKTPLTSMTVMTDLLAQDQLPKEKRDEFLGHISSQLSRMEWLVTSLLKLSKIDAGTITFAKEESSVERLIHETVSPLTIPMKDKQIHFETVGDLDAFIAADFRWTKEALSNILKNAVEHTNSGGKVTMTVTENVLFTELTVHNTGEPITPKDLPHIFKRFYQGNHAHKQSVGIGLALTYHIVTKQNGAIHVESTKRDGTSFSVRFYKGT, from the coding sequence ATGTTTCGAAATAAAAAACTAAGACATAGCACGGCGTGGATGATCGGCCTAGGCATTGTCTTAATTGTGATTGCAAGCTTCCAATCGTTATGGTTGGTAGGGAGCACAGCATTAGTCGTCATGGCTATGGTATCTGTCCACCTTTATTATTCATATAATCGATACAACGAAATGGAAGATCTCTCTATTTATTTGCGGAGAATAAGTAGTGGGTCGTTTTCACTTGATGTACGTGACAATGATGAAGGGGAAATTAGTATCTTAAAAAATGAAATATATAAAATGACTCAACTTTTATCGGAGCAAAAAAGTCAAGCTGACGATAGCAAAATTAAACTGGCAGAAGCACTCGCAGACATTTCTCATCAGTTGAAAACACCATTAACATCAATGACGGTTATGACGGATTTGCTCGCGCAAGATCAGTTGCCAAAAGAGAAACGAGACGAGTTTCTTGGACATATATCCAGCCAATTAAGCCGCATGGAATGGCTTGTTACGTCTTTGCTTAAATTATCAAAGATTGATGCTGGAACGATTACATTTGCAAAGGAGGAAAGTAGTGTCGAGCGCTTAATCCATGAGACAGTGTCTCCTTTAACGATTCCAATGAAAGATAAGCAGATTCATTTCGAGACAGTTGGGGATTTGGACGCGTTCATTGCTGCTGATTTCCGTTGGACAAAGGAAGCTCTTAGTAATATTCTCAAAAATGCAGTGGAGCACACGAATAGTGGAGGTAAGGTGACAATGACAGTTACCGAAAACGTGCTGTTTACAGAGCTGACGGTTCATAATACAGGCGAGCCGATCACGCCCAAAGACTTACCACACATTTTCAAACGTTTTTACCAAGGCAATCACGCCCACAAGCAAAGTGTAGGAATTGGACTTGCTTTAACGTATCATATTGTGACAAAACAAAATGGTGCCATACATGTTGAATCGACCAAAAGAGATGGGACCAGTTTTAGTGTTCGATTTTACAAAGGAACATGA
- a CDS encoding VanZ family protein translates to MIRTIIAWGSVLLWMGVIFYLSHQPGGDSSSLSGGILDFIDSFVPFFNLTEHEWIHTLLRKGAHIGSYFILGVLVMFGLHTTPLAGKRQLFIAFIICVLYAISDEIHQLYIPGRSGQLSDVLIDSIGATAGIAFYWLLSVRFTQRTNQ, encoded by the coding sequence ATGATACGTACGATTATTGCTTGGGGCTCCGTTCTTTTATGGATGGGTGTCATCTTTTACTTATCTCATCAACCAGGAGGAGATTCATCTTCTCTTAGTGGCGGAATTCTTGATTTCATTGATTCATTTGTTCCTTTTTTCAACCTCACGGAACATGAATGGATTCACACACTGCTTAGAAAAGGGGCTCATATCGGCTCATATTTTATTTTAGGCGTACTCGTTATGTTTGGTTTGCATACGACGCCACTAGCAGGAAAGCGACAGTTGTTTATTGCTTTTATTATTTGTGTACTTTATGCGATTTCTGATGAAATCCATCAACTTTACATTCCTGGGCGAAGTGGCCAACTATCAGATGTACTTATTGATAGCATAGGTGCTACAGCAGGTATCGCCTTTTACTGGCTACTATCTGTCCGCTTTACTCAGCGAACGAATCAATAA
- a CDS encoding GNAT family N-acetyltransferase has translation MSDMLVALYALPKEESSANFSIRRALAPEKSIVLDWIGKHFGKGWANECDVAFSREPISCYLAIQKEELIGFACYDATLKNFFGPTGVQEASRGLGAGKALLLRALHGMKESGYGYGIIGGVGPATFYEKTVGATLIQDSSPGIYEGMLKR, from the coding sequence ATGAGTGATATGCTTGTCGCTTTGTATGCATTACCAAAAGAAGAATCATCAGCAAATTTTTCGATTCGACGTGCGCTTGCTCCTGAAAAATCAATTGTCTTGGATTGGATTGGTAAGCATTTTGGCAAGGGTTGGGCAAATGAATGTGATGTTGCTTTTAGTCGCGAACCGATTTCTTGTTACCTTGCGATTCAAAAAGAAGAATTAATTGGTTTTGCATGTTATGACGCAACATTAAAAAATTTCTTTGGCCCTACAGGTGTCCAAGAAGCATCAAGAGGACTTGGCGCAGGGAAAGCACTGTTGCTACGCGCTCTTCATGGGATGAAAGAGTCTGGCTACGGGTATGGCATTATCGGTGGTGTTGGACCAGCAACGTTTTATGAGAAAACAGTCGGTGCGACACTCATCCAAGATTCTAGCCCTGGTATATATGAAGGGATGTTAAAAAGATAG
- a CDS encoding S-layer family protein encodes MVLVVNETELRNAIAAQQTPLEIGASFFISSQLTINYNVVIISAGAIQTLTKIPGFPLPGYMFSITNGATVTFQNITLDGNLNGGNPVGSLNNRSLVSPQGGFVTLGRGTTLQNNYSYQEGGGFYLRGLVASPSGLVMNGDARIVGCASRTSGGGVMIARRNAGDSVSISDNVFISGNTANQGGGIFSNVYVDGIGGDLPISGNVQIISNAAGGNGGGVHVTNSSGSAPNPGPVSLTISDAVNISFNLSSSGAGVYFLATNPNDALTITGATTYARNQARLNGGGVYAVIANTSQANVSVTGATFTNNTADINGGLGVLTAGGGAVTVNDTIFTSNVALNGAGGGILVNNTSVLNGLTLNVDNVTATQNQAGSNGGGILISGSEAPLTASIINSVFTENSADESGGGVTFTNVASSSVTIANDTFTGNQAGSFGGGFFFASNLGGNNDLNLIDSVFNLNTSGNEGGGMRLSGGPGILAASITNSIVDANQSEGNGGGVWYTGDNSTLLVNGATVIQNNRSATGSGGGIYFNTATGTVTLTDNVTITGNQAGFVGAIISSNGGGVDVTTGSSVISGNVLIANNTAGRNGGGVYYNGVGTNLINGGTIDENLAGINGGGLYQSGETTLTVTGGTVQTNTATVNGGGLYVTENAVGTLSGGTIQANTAQRGGAAYISTTGTLTVTDASTITGNTAIVAGPGVYNAGTINLSGVRELTNGLYLLSEANVAQIIGPLAGSTIQLNNTPYVTPNAQGTPIVVAVATPAYPTLTPADAAAFVKPPVGFDGWEVRLEGTTQVVIAPITYTITYLGLFPGQVNPNPTTYNVTQLPIVLQDPSPIPGQTFDGWFNDAGEQVTVIPEGTTGNLVLTARFSPVVNVGTVTFFANDAGGPPATNIPDPIQFIIGDDVTIPLQIPIRPGFRFGGWNTSPDGTGITYQPGQTIRNLQDDLDLFAIWIPGPPTPPRPNPPSYIIKARYCRLLKKKGVIGCRKNNKKSEC; translated from the coding sequence ATGGTGTTAGTGGTGAATGAAACAGAATTACGTAATGCAATTGCTGCTCAGCAAACTCCGCTGGAGATAGGGGCAAGTTTCTTCATTTCGAGTCAGCTAACGATCAATTATAATGTCGTTATTATTAGTGCAGGAGCTATACAAACATTAACAAAAATACCTGGGTTCCCTTTGCCAGGCTACATGTTTTCCATTACGAATGGGGCAACAGTCACATTTCAAAATATAACCCTTGATGGCAATCTTAATGGTGGAAATCCAGTTGGTAGCTTAAATAATCGTAGTTTAGTAAGTCCTCAAGGAGGATTTGTTACGCTAGGGAGGGGAACGACGTTACAAAATAATTATTCTTATCAAGAAGGCGGAGGGTTTTATTTACGTGGGCTTGTTGCTTCGCCGAGCGGTTTAGTCATGAATGGAGATGCGCGAATTGTTGGTTGTGCATCGCGCACAAGTGGTGGGGGTGTGATGATTGCACGCCGGAATGCAGGTGATTCGGTTTCGATATCAGACAACGTCTTTATTAGCGGGAATACGGCCAATCAAGGTGGAGGCATATTTTCGAATGTTTATGTCGATGGGATAGGTGGCGATTTACCTATTTCCGGAAATGTACAGATCATCAGCAATGCTGCTGGTGGAAATGGTGGCGGTGTGCACGTAACCAACAGTAGTGGTTCTGCACCAAATCCAGGACCCGTGTCTTTAACGATTTCGGATGCAGTGAACATATCGTTTAATCTTTCATCAAGTGGCGCAGGCGTATATTTTTTAGCAACAAACCCTAACGATGCGTTAACCATTACAGGTGCAACAACATATGCCAGGAACCAAGCTCGATTGAATGGTGGCGGTGTTTATGCGGTTATAGCGAATACAAGCCAAGCGAATGTGTCTGTTACGGGAGCAACGTTTACAAATAATACGGCCGACATTAATGGTGGGCTTGGTGTGTTAACCGCTGGAGGAGGAGCAGTCACAGTCAATGATACAATCTTTACGTCAAATGTAGCGTTGAATGGTGCTGGTGGCGGAATTTTAGTGAATAATACGTCCGTATTAAATGGGCTAACGCTAAATGTCGACAATGTAACTGCTACACAAAACCAAGCTGGAAGTAACGGTGGAGGGATACTGATCTCTGGAAGTGAAGCACCATTGACGGCAAGCATCATCAATTCAGTGTTTACGGAAAATTCAGCTGATGAAAGCGGTGGCGGTGTAACATTTACGAATGTAGCAAGTTCATCTGTAACAATTGCTAATGATACGTTTACCGGAAACCAAGCAGGATCGTTTGGAGGCGGATTCTTTTTTGCTTCAAACTTAGGTGGGAACAATGATCTCAATCTTATCGATTCAGTTTTCAATTTAAATACTTCTGGTAATGAAGGCGGTGGCATGCGGTTAAGCGGAGGTCCTGGTATTTTAGCAGCCTCTATTACAAACAGTATCGTTGATGCGAACCAGTCAGAAGGAAATGGCGGTGGTGTTTGGTATACAGGTGACAATAGTACGCTTCTTGTAAATGGCGCAACTGTTATTCAAAATAATCGTAGCGCCACGGGCAGTGGCGGCGGTATTTACTTTAATACGGCTACTGGAACAGTAACTTTAACCGATAACGTCACAATCACTGGAAATCAAGCTGGGTTTGTTGGCGCAATAATTAGCAGCAACGGCGGTGGTGTCGACGTTACCACTGGTAGCTCCGTCATAAGTGGCAATGTGTTAATCGCAAATAACACCGCTGGTCGAAATGGTGGCGGGGTTTACTATAATGGTGTTGGAACGAATCTGATAAATGGCGGAACGATTGATGAAAATTTAGCTGGAATTAATGGTGGAGGCCTTTATCAATCAGGTGAGACGACCCTTACCGTAACGGGAGGCACTGTTCAAACTAATACAGCGACGGTTAATGGAGGCGGTTTATATGTAACTGAAAATGCAGTGGGTACGTTAAGTGGCGGAACGATCCAAGCAAATACTGCGCAACGAGGTGGAGCAGCCTATATTAGTACTACCGGTACCTTGACTGTTACAGACGCTAGTACGATTACAGGCAATACGGCAATAGTTGCTGGTCCAGGTGTTTATAATGCTGGAACAATTAACCTTTCTGGGGTGAGGGAGTTAACAAATGGTTTGTATCTTTTGAGTGAAGCAAATGTTGCCCAAATTATTGGCCCCCTTGCTGGTTCGACCATCCAACTTAATAATACGCCTTACGTGACGCCAAATGCGCAAGGGACGCCGATCGTCGTTGCGGTAGCGACACCAGCGTATCCTACACTCACACCTGCAGATGCCGCTGCATTTGTTAAACCACCTGTAGGTTTTGATGGCTGGGAAGTACGGCTAGAAGGAACGACACAAGTGGTGATCGCGCCAATTACGTATACGATTACGTATTTAGGTTTGTTCCCTGGCCAAGTTAATCCCAATCCGACCACGTACAATGTGACACAGCTTCCTATCGTGTTGCAAGACCCTTCTCCAATTCCTGGTCAAACCTTTGATGGCTGGTTTAATGATGCGGGGGAGCAAGTTACGGTGATTCCAGAAGGAACAACTGGAAATCTGGTTTTAACGGCAAGGTTTTCACCAGTTGTTAATGTGGGGACGGTCACGTTTTTTGCAAATGATGCAGGAGGTCCACCAGCGACAAATATTCCTGATCCTATTCAGTTCATAATAGGAGATGATGTCACGATTCCATTGCAAATTCCGATTCGCCCTGGTTTCCGCTTTGGTGGTTGGAATACAAGTCCAGATGGAACAGGCATCACGTATCAGCCTGGTCAAACAATCCGAAATCTTCAAGATGATCTTGATCTATTTGCGATTTGGATACCAGGCCCACCTACACCGCCTCGTCCGAATCCGCCCTCATATATCATAAAAGCACGTTACTGTCGACTTCTAAAGAAAAAAGGGGTCATTGGTTGTCGAAAAAACAATAAAAAAAGCGAGTGCTAA
- a CDS encoding serine hydrolase — protein MQEIQDYLQKEVANKSIPGAVLSVSKKGKTVFRESVGYASVYPEKKRMTTETIFDLASLTKVVVTLPLTLMLLDKQFLSLDTKVSRFVPSFQKEGKEAITIRHLLTHTSGLKAHHPFYKEERTSNIPDKIASMPLLAFPGKRVIYSDLNFILLHHIIENVTKTDLPTFANEQLFTPLNMKQTSFSPTTGSYASTEWDESTQQYLHGIVHDENARYFGGVSGHAGLFSTVEDLESFSEMVEQNGFYKGKQLISESIMKQSKQSKTEGLNERRGLGWMLKDYGYASCGERFTSFSYGHTGFTGTSMWLDPMDELRVIFLTNRVHFGRENKEIIRIRAELHDLIKRKTERI, from the coding sequence ATGCAAGAAATCCAAGATTATCTCCAAAAAGAAGTTGCCAATAAGTCCATCCCTGGAGCAGTACTAAGTGTTTCTAAAAAAGGTAAGACTGTTTTTCGTGAGTCGGTTGGATATGCTTCTGTCTACCCAGAAAAAAAACGAATGACGACTGAAACCATTTTTGATTTAGCATCACTGACAAAGGTAGTCGTGACTTTACCGCTGACGTTAATGTTGCTCGATAAACAGTTTCTTTCCCTCGATACAAAGGTAAGTCGATTTGTTCCATCTTTCCAGAAAGAAGGGAAAGAAGCGATCACAATTCGTCATTTATTGACGCACACATCTGGATTAAAAGCACACCACCCATTTTATAAAGAAGAACGCACAAGCAACATACCAGATAAGATTGCATCGATGCCTCTGCTGGCGTTCCCTGGAAAGCGTGTCATCTACAGTGATTTAAACTTTATTCTCTTGCATCATATAATCGAAAACGTAACCAAAACAGACTTACCTACTTTTGCGAACGAGCAACTTTTTACGCCTTTAAATATGAAACAAACGTCCTTTTCGCCTACAACAGGATCTTATGCTTCTACAGAATGGGATGAGAGCACGCAACAGTATCTACATGGTATCGTGCATGATGAAAACGCAAGGTACTTTGGTGGTGTAAGTGGTCACGCAGGACTGTTTTCAACAGTGGAAGACTTAGAATCTTTTTCAGAAATGGTCGAGCAAAATGGTTTTTACAAAGGGAAACAACTTATAAGTGAATCAATAATGAAACAGTCGAAACAAAGCAAAACAGAGGGGTTAAATGAACGACGTGGTCTCGGTTGGATGTTAAAAGATTACGGCTATGCCTCATGCGGCGAACGGTTTACATCTTTTTCCTATGGCCATACCGGCTTTACTGGAACGAGTATGTGGTTGGACCCAATGGACGAGTTGAGGGTCATCTTTCTAACGAACCGCGTTCATTTTGGAAGAGAGAATAAAGAGATTATTCGAATACGTGCGGAGCTGCACGACTTAATTAAGCGAAAAACTGAAAGGATATAG
- a CDS encoding metallophosphoesterase family protein, with product MDNVFVVGDIHGCYEELIELLQHWDKNHDQLIFLGDYIDRGKDSRKVVELVQRLVHEHGAIALKGNHEDMFMNWLNEWQTERFIRNGGKETIHSFLGTSDEIDERRAIAETFPQIIHFLKQLPIYYEWGNYLFVHAGINPERTDWKENTSHDFLWIRDEFHQQTNPTNKTIIFGHTPVQMLHSEPQATPWYSECETKIGMDGGLVFGGKLFALRINSQGSFTWFEQSKLAE from the coding sequence TTGGATAATGTATTTGTTGTAGGCGATATTCACGGTTGCTATGAAGAACTCATCGAATTGCTACAGCATTGGGATAAAAATCATGATCAGCTCATTTTTCTTGGAGATTACATTGATAGAGGAAAAGATTCTCGCAAAGTCGTTGAGTTGGTTCAACGTCTTGTTCACGAACACGGGGCAATTGCATTGAAGGGTAATCATGAAGATATGTTTATGAATTGGTTAAACGAATGGCAGACAGAGCGCTTTATTCGAAATGGTGGAAAAGAAACCATCCATTCTTTTTTAGGAACGTCAGACGAAATCGACGAACGAAGAGCGATTGCAGAAACGTTTCCACAAATTATTCATTTCTTAAAACAGCTTCCTATCTATTATGAGTGGGGCAACTACCTTTTCGTTCATGCCGGGATTAACCCGGAACGTACCGATTGGAAAGAAAATACGTCTCACGATTTCTTATGGATTCGTGATGAATTTCATCAACAAACGAATCCAACGAACAAAACGATTATTTTCGGGCATACCCCTGTGCAAATGCTTCACTCAGAGCCACAAGCAACGCCTTGGTATTCTGAATGTGAAACGAAAATTGGCATGGATGGAGGTCTTGTGTTTGGTGGAAAACTTTTCGCCTTACGTATTAATTCGCAAGGTTCGTTTACGTGGTTTGAACAAAGCAAATTAGCTGAATAA
- a CDS encoding MDR family MFS transporter, giving the protein MAIVAEGSGAAKETNQPELNPIPVIAVLLSGAFVAILSETILNVALNAIMADFGVQSSTAQWLVTGYMLVIGTLIPVSAYFMQRFTTRQLFITAMALFSIGTLISGFSPVFSVLLIGRLTQAVGTAIMIPLLINIILAVIPVEKRGAAMGMVGLVIMFAPAIGPTVSGLIVENLSWRWLFFIILPIALGSLLFGMKVLTNLAEVSKPKLDILSFLLSTLGFGGIVYGFSAAGKGDASFADPSVFIFLVVGFVSLGLFVYRQLKLDSPLLDIRVFRYPMFALGLVMAMMVMMTMFAMMLVMPIYMQGALLFTPIVAGLVMLPGGLLNGAMSPIMGRLFDKFGPRPLLIPGTIILAAVVFSYRYTVPGIPVWIVIVQQAILMVAVAMIMMPAQTNGLNQIPEKLYPHGTAIMNTLMQVSGAIGAALFISVMETGQQSYLSDQGISPSEATDSQMMDALTYGSQQSFSTGFYIALAAVVLALLVKRTSQTRKQ; this is encoded by the coding sequence ATGGCAATTGTTGCTGAAGGCAGTGGTGCCGCCAAAGAAACAAACCAACCAGAATTAAATCCAATACCAGTCATTGCCGTTCTACTCTCCGGTGCATTTGTAGCGATTTTAAGCGAGACTATTCTTAACGTCGCTTTAAATGCAATTATGGCTGACTTTGGTGTTCAATCGAGTACAGCGCAATGGCTCGTAACAGGCTATATGCTTGTAATTGGGACACTTATTCCTGTTTCTGCATACTTTATGCAGCGTTTTACAACGAGGCAATTATTTATAACCGCGATGGCATTATTTTCTATCGGAACGCTAATCTCAGGGTTTAGCCCAGTCTTTTCGGTCCTACTTATTGGTCGTTTAACCCAAGCAGTCGGTACGGCCATTATGATTCCGTTACTAATTAATATTATTTTAGCTGTCATCCCTGTCGAAAAGCGTGGAGCCGCAATGGGAATGGTTGGACTTGTAATTATGTTCGCTCCTGCAATTGGGCCAACAGTGTCCGGTCTCATTGTAGAAAATTTATCATGGCGCTGGTTATTCTTTATCATTTTACCAATTGCGCTAGGCTCCCTTTTGTTTGGAATGAAAGTGTTAACCAATTTGGCAGAAGTGTCAAAGCCAAAGCTAGATATTCTCTCTTTCTTACTCTCAACACTTGGTTTCGGGGGGATTGTATACGGATTTAGCGCGGCAGGAAAAGGCGACGCAAGCTTTGCCGATCCGTCTGTCTTTATTTTTCTCGTCGTCGGTTTCGTTTCACTCGGCTTATTTGTCTACCGTCAACTCAAACTAGACTCACCATTATTAGATATTCGCGTTTTCCGTTACCCTATGTTTGCTCTCGGACTTGTGATGGCGATGATGGTTATGATGACCATGTTTGCGATGATGCTCGTCATGCCAATCTACATGCAAGGCGCGTTACTCTTTACACCAATCGTCGCAGGTCTTGTGATGCTTCCTGGCGGTCTATTAAACGGGGCCATGTCACCTATTATGGGACGATTGTTTGATAAATTTGGTCCACGACCATTGTTAATACCAGGAACAATTATCCTTGCCGCTGTTGTCTTTTCTTATCGATACACGGTTCCAGGCATACCTGTTTGGATTGTCATCGTTCAACAAGCGATACTCATGGTTGCTGTGGCAATGATTATGATGCCGGCGCAAACAAACGGATTGAATCAGATTCCAGAAAAACTTTATCCACATGGTACTGCTATCATGAACACACTCATGCAAGTGTCAGGCGCTATTGGCGCAGCACTGTTTATTTCCGTAATGGAGACAGGTCAGCAAAGTTATTTAAGCGACCAAGGTATCTCACCAAGTGAAGCAACTGACTCACAAATGATGGATGCCTTAACGTACGGCTCGCAACAAAGCTTCTCCACTGGTTTTTATATTGCACTTGCTGCTGTCGTTCTTGCTTTACTCGTAAAACGAACGTCTCAGACGAGAAAACAATAG